AGAATGGCGGACCCTACGATTGTCGAGCGGATTATGGATGCGGTTACGATTCCGGTAATGGCTAAAGCAAGAATAGGACATTTTATTGAGGCGCAGATCCTGGAAGCTCTGGGCGCCGACTATATTGATGAAAGCGAGGTACTGACGCCTGCTGATGATAAATTTCATATCAATAAAAATCAGTTCAAGGTACCGTTTGTGTGCGGGGCGAAAAATCTTGGTGAAGCACTGCGCCGGATCGGTGAAGGCGCGGCGATGATCCGTACCAAGGGCGAGCCCGGTACCGGCAATGTTGTCGAAGCAGTAAAGCATATTCGGATGGTGATGGGCGAAATACGGCTGTTGCAAAACCTGCCGGAAGAGGAAATTGCCGCATTTGCCAAGAATATCGCCGCACCGGTTGAATTGGTGCTGGAAACTAAGCAGTTAGGGCGGCTTCCGGTGGTTAACTTTGCTGCCGGCGGTATTGCCACCCCGGCTGACGCCGCTTTGATGATGCAATTAGGCTGTGACGGAATCTTCGTCGGCTCCGGTATTTTTAAATCAGGCGATCCGGCCAAACGAGCCAAAGCAATCGTTTCAGCAACTACTTACTATAATGATCCGAAGGTGCTGGCGGAGATCTCCAAGGACTTAGGCGAGGCTATGGTTGGGATTGAAATTGATACCATACCTCAGCATGAGCGGATGCAGGAGCGAGGCTGGTAGGCCTGTATGGCGGCCAGGAGGGAGCAGGCATGAGAATTGGCGTATTGGCTTTGCAGGGGGCGTTTCGCGAACATTGCCGGATGCTGGCGGAGTTAGGGCTTCAGGCGGTGGAGATTAGAAAAGCAGTTGAATTAGAAGACATTGAAGGACTGATTTTGCCAGGCGGTGAAAGTACCGCAATTGGCAAGATGCTGAACGACTGGGGATTGATGGGAACGGTCAGGGCACGAGCCGCCCGGGGGATGGCGGTCTATGGAACTTGCGCCGGAATGATTTTACTGGCTAAGGAAATTATTGACAGTGAGCAGCCCCGGTTGGGATTAATGGATATAACTGTGAGGCGCAATGCCTTTGGCCGGCAGTGTGAGAGTTTTGAAGCCGATTTATCTGTCAATGAATTTGGCGTCGAGCCGGTGCGGGCAGTCTTTATTCGCGCGCCCTACATTGAGGCGGCCGGACCGGCGGTCCAAATAATGGCTAAAGTCAATGACAAAATAGTCATTGCCCGTCAGGACAAGCTGCTGGTCACTGCTTTTCATCCGGAGCTAACCAGAGACCTGCGTATTCATGAGTATTTTATAAAAATGATCAAAGAATAGGCAAAAAGCTGTCGGCCCGATGCCAGGCGGCCTTTTATTCCGCCCGGTGTAATGGGCTGATAAAAGCAGGAGACTGGGAAAAGCTATCGAATTATCACTAAATAAAGATGAAATAGATGGAGGAAGTTGCACAGTGGCCGGAAATCCTTCCATAGTGAAATCAGCAGCCCGCACGCTGGCGATATTGGAATTTATTGTACAGTGCCCAAAAGCGCCGACCTTTACTGTTCTTCAAGAACACATGGATATTCCCAAGAGTTCATTATCCTATCTGCTGCAAGAATTATTGAGCCAGGATTACATCCAGTTTGATGCTGACCGGAGAGTATATTCGCCCGGACTCAGATTGGTGCAAATGAGTGCTTCCTGCATCAACAACACCAATCTCTCTAAGGAAATATGGCAGGGGATTAAGAAGCTGAGCGAAGATCTGGGAGAAACTACTCATGCGGCTGTTTTAGATGGCCGGTTTATTGTTTACATTGCAAAATGTCAGGGTACAAAAGATGTCAGTATTGTGACAACGGTCGGCTTTAGGGTGCCGGCCCATGCCACAGCTATCGGGAAAATGCTTTTATCCTCGTTAAATGAAGCGGAGCTGGAGCACCGGCTGGGGAATACGGCTTTAGAACGTTACACCGATAATACCCTGACTGCCCCTGACCAATTGATGGCAGCCATCCGGCAGGCGGCTGTTGAAGGTTATGCCATTGATCAGCAGGAAATTATTTCTGGCGGTGTATGTGTGGCTGCGCCGGTTTATGATCAAAATAATAAAATGATTGTGGCGATCAGCGTAACAATGCCTGCAGTCCGGGCAACGGAATCATTTTTGGAGGAATGCATACGTCAGGTAAAACAGGTTGCCGATACCGTATCAAGGCGCTTAGGAAAACTATAAGGCGTACAGAAATATTTATGCCAATGCAGGAAAACTTGTATGCTAAGCGTAATACTTAGCATACAAGGAAGAATTTGATGATTGTAACTGACTCAGGCAATGAGCCTGAACCTACTACTGCCATGAGAGGCTGTAATTTTTTTATTCATATAAATGAATTAAGTTCATATACATGAATTGTGTCGATTTTGTGCGCATTGGGCCGGCTTGTATAGGCCGGGAAGGACTTGATGCGGCAAATTTCAATAAATAAATCGTTAAAGGAGCGAGACGCGATGTCCAAACAACGGTGTCAGGGAGTTAGGGATTCATGGGCGCAGGTGGATGCTTTGATGCTGGGCATGAATTGGTCGGAGGAGGATGTGGAAAAACCCCATATTCTAATTGATGATGTGCAGGGAGACAGTCATCCAGGCAGCTTTCATCTGGATGTTTTAAGTGATGAGGCTTGTACCGGGGTTTATGAAGCCGGGGGTAAGCCGGCCAAGTTCCATGTTACCGACATTTGTGACGGCTGGGCGCAAGGCCATGACGGGATGAATTATATTTTAGCCTCCCGGGAAATTATTGCCGATATGGTTCAAATTCATGCCTCGGTTATCCCCTGGGATGGGATGATTTTATTATCCGGGTGTGATAAATCGGTGCCGGCCCATTTGATGGCTGCTGCGCGAATGAATATACCCACGATTCATATTCCCAGTGGTTCAATGCGCTCAGGACCGGATATATCTACCTCCGGACTGGCCGGTCCTTTGTCGGCCAAAGCGAAAAAGGGTTTAGTCAAACCTGATGAGATGCGCAACTACAAGCTAACCGGCTGTCCGTCCTGCGGAGCTTGTCAGTTTATGGGCACTGCCAGTACCATGCAGTGTATGGCCGAAGCCCTGGGCCTGGCGCTGCCAGGGACTGCGCTGATGCCGGCTACCTTTGCGGATATCCGCCGTCTGTCCCGAATTGCCGGCAAGCAGATTGTGGCGCTGGCCTGCCGGGATATTACGGCAGCGCAGATTATGACCAAGGCTGCTTTTGAAAACGCCATTAAGGTGCATGCAGCCATTGGCGGCAGTACGAATGCGCTCATTCATCTCCCGGCAATTGCTCATGAACTGGAGCTGGAACTGGACCCGCAGATTTTTGATCAAACAGGCCAACAAATTAAATACTTAACCAATATTCAACCCAGCGGAAAATATGTTACGGAAATGTTCTGGTTTGCAGGCGGAGTGCCAATGATTCAATGGTTAATCAGAGATCAGCTGGATCTTAATGTAATGACTGTTACCGGCCGGACTTTAGGTGAAAATCTACAGAAACTGTGGGCTGACGGATTTTTTACCCGCTGTTTGAATTATCTTAAGACATATGGCATTGAGGCTGAGGAAATTATCAGACGGCCGGAGCAGTCCGATAAGTATGGCTCGATTGCCGTGCTGAAAGGAAATGTTGCACCTGACGGGGCAGTTGTCAAATATTCGGCAATTGTTCCGGCAATGCAAAGGCATACCGGCCCGGCAATGGTATTTGACAGTGAGGAAAATGCCCAGGCTGCAATCATTGCGGGAAATATTAATCCGGGTGCGGTAGTCGTTATCCGTTATGAAGGTCCTAAAGGCGCCGGCATGCCGGAAATGTTCATGACAACAGATGCTATTGTGTTTGATGAAACACTGAACGGAACTGTCGCGATCGTAACCGACGGCAGATTTTCAGGGGCAACCCGCGGACCGTGCATCGGACACGTTTCGCCGGAGGCTGTTGAGGGCGGCCCGATTGCTTTGATTGAAGACGGCGATTTAATTGAACTTGACATTCCGGCGAGAAAGATTAATATTGTCGGCATTGCCGGCGTTCCAGCCGGCCCGCAGGAGATCAGCGATATTCTTAACACCAGGAAGGCAGTATGGCGGCTGCCGGTGTTAAAACCGAAAAAGGGCATTTTAAAAAGATATTCGCAAAACGCGGTATCAGCCATGGCCGGCGCTTATATGAAGTAAGCCTTGCAGCCGGCAGATGCCGGACAATAAAAAATAAGGAGGTCAATTGTTAATGTTTAAAGGTATTCTTACGCCGGTAATTACCGTCTTTGATGACCGAGGCAAGTTTGACTTTGAAGGCAACACAGCTGTTATTAACCGTTTAATCGAACACGGGATGCATGGACTGCTGTTTTTGGGCAGCATTGGAGAATTTTTTGCCCTGACAATGGAAGAAAAAAAAGAGTTTATTCATTTTGCGGTGCAAACCGTAGACAAAAGGACGCCGGTGTTAATTGGCGCGGGAGGTACAGTACCGGAAGAGGTTGCTGCTCTTACACAATTTGCCGAGCAGGCCGGCGCTGATGGCGTTGTGGTGGTTTCGCCTTACTATTTCAGTCTTAATGCCGAAACAATTTATCACTATTACGCCAGCCTGGCCCGCAGTACATCGCTGCCGATCATGCTGTATAACTTTCCTGACAGGACAGGCTCTGATTTGACGCCTGCGCTTGTTTTGCGCCTGGCTACAGAATTTAGCAATATTGTCGCCATCAAAGACACTGTTGATAATATCAGTCATACCCGCAAGCTGATTCAGACAGTCAAGGAGCATCGGCCGGAGTTTACGGTTTTATCCGGGTTTGACGAATATCTGATTCCTAATTTAATGGCTGGCGGCGACGGCGTACTTTGCGGTTTGACGAATATTGCGCCAGACTTATTCGACGGATTGCTAAAAGCATACCGGGCGCAGGATTTTGCCAAAGTGGCTGCAGCGCAGGCCAAAATCGCAATTTTGATGAATCTGTATGAGGTTACCAATCCGTTTATTGCCGGGATAAAAGGAGCCGTTAAACTTAGCGGCGTTCCAATCAGTACGGCTGTCAAAGCGCCTGCGGCGGCGATTACCGAGCAGCAATTGGAGGCTGTCAGGGCTATTTTGGCCAAGGCTGGCAAGGAATAATTGAAAGTCGGGGTGCAAGCGTTTTTTAAAAAAACGTCAAGCGCTCCGCTTTTTGCAAAGAGGAAGGAAAAGAATCTGTAAATTGAATAAGAACAGGGCGCTGTTCAGTGCAAAAGCTCCTTATTCTTTAAGTTCACCGGTGTAAAAGGGATTAACTTCGTTGGTATAGAGATCAGCGGCTTTAATTTCACCAGGCTTTGCAAGGCCGTTTCGTTCCATCATGTCAATCCAGAACTGAACCTTTCTCTCATCAACCCATTTGTCCTGCGCATGCCAGTTGCCGCCGGATAGTGGGGTCTTATTGTAGTCGGCCCATACCTGTTTGGCCTCTTCAAAGTGCTGATTGCCCCACTGTTGACCGCGGTAATTGCCTACAATGTAGGCTTTAACCACCCCTGGGTATTTTTGAATGAATTCTTCGCTAAAGGCACGCACGCCTAAGCCTACAGCCTCGCCGTCGCCGGCTGCAACCCCGACTTGATAACTTGAAGCCAGCACTTTAAGGCCTGGGCGCTGTTGGGCTGCAAGAGAAAACTGGGAATGGAGAAAAGCAACGTCAATTAAACCCTGCCGCAGGGCCTGTTCTTGCTGCAGATCAGGCATTGTTACCAGTGTTACCTGGTCTTTGGCGATACCATTTTGACGAAGGTATTCGTAGGTTAAAAGTTCGGCGCAGCCGCCCATATTGGCAACAGCAATTTTTTTACCAATCAGGTCCTGGGGAGCATTGATTTTCCCAGCGGTCCGGACCAGCCAGTACATGTGTCCTTTATCATGATCGGGATGGTCAACCAGGCCTTGCATAACAATTTTTATTTTCATTCCGGCCTGCCTGGCCATTGCAACATTAATCACATGACCGGAATTCATGAGATCAACATCGCCTTTTACGGCAGCCTGAACCAATGTTCCTCCTTTGATGGGCCCTAGATAATCGGTAATAATACCGACATCCTTGAAGAAACCGTTGACGTCGGCCATTGCATAATCAAAGGCGCCGCCTTTTACTACTTTGAGTTGGAATTCCTTCGTCAGTTTGCCGTCTCTAAATTGATATTCGGCGCCAGCCGGTTCTTTTGAACAGCCGTTAAAAACCATTGCTGCAAGAACAGCCAATGAAATTATAAAAAAAATTCTTGCTTTCCGTTTCATTCGCAATCTTCCTTTCACGAGGGACTCATTATCGCTGGAACGGTGGATTTGCAGTATTTAATACTATTTCCAATGGGTTATTCTTTTTTCAATGCCAACCAAAGTATAGTTTAAAATCAATCCCAACAGGGACATTGACATAATCGCCGCATACATTGTCGGTATCTTATACTTTACCTCCGAATCGTATAATAAAAAGCCAAGACCGGAGTTTGCTCCCATCATTTCAGCGGCAATGAGGATTAGAATAGATGTTGTCGCGCTGAGTCTGACACCGGTAAATATTGAAGGAACAGCTGCCGGAACAATGACCTTTATGAATATCTCCAGAGAGGATGTTCCCATCGAGCGGGCAGCCTTGATCAGCAAGGGATCAACATTTTTTACACCGGCAATGGTGTTAAGCAGGATCGCCCATTGCACCCCCCAAAAGATGATAGCCACTTTGGAGACTTCACCAATCCCGAAAAAAAGAATAAAAACCGGAAACAGCGCCAGCGTGGATGTCTGGCGAAAGGTCTGCAGCAAAGGATCAACAAGCTCTTCAAACCGCGGGAACCAGCCAATGAGCAGTCCTAAGGGAACAGAGACCAGCAGGCCTAAACTAAAACCAAGTACCGAACGGCGCACGCTTTGGGCAATATGCGTAATTAGCTCCCCTGAGCGCAGTAAATCCCAAAAGGCCGCTACCACTTTGGAAAAAGGCGGCAGAAATACCGGATCGGCTAAGCCGATCCGGGGAGCTGTTTCCCAGATCAGCAGAAAAGCGGCTATCGCAACTAAGCGGTACCCTATTGTAAGTAGCCTGGTAATTAATTTTTGTAGTGTAATTTTAAATCACCTCCTGCTTATTTAATAGCTAAGACAATGCCTGCAACTTCGTGTAAAAATAAAAAGGCCGGGAGTAATTATAATTACTCCCGGCCTTTGATTGCCTGACCAACCAGCCGGTAAACAGATATCAATTGATCAAATAGTACCATGGCAGAGGATAAAATGCAAGAGGATTTTCGGTGCGAGGCAAACAGGTGGTTTTTAAGGTCAATGAAGTATGCACGAATAAATTTGAATCATAGCCACAGATGAAGTACAATAATAAATACATTATGGAGTTTTAATTTAGAGTTAGGAGACAATGCCAATGAGTGAAGTCACGGAAGGAATTATTACACAATCGTCGGCAGTGCGCTTTCGGCAGGCGGCTCTCGGTGATCTTGATTATATTGTGGAAACCGAACATGCCGAAGAGAATGCCAAATATGTCATTCCCTGGCCCCGGGAGGAACATGCCAAATTGCTGAATACGGATAACACGAAACATTTTATTGTGGAAACGGCTGACGGCGGGAAAAACGCGGGGTTTGTCATCGTATCCGGTTTAAAAAATCCATTTCAGGAAATCGAGTTCTTACGGATCATCATGGCTGAAAAGGGACGGGGCTATGGCCGCCAGACAGTACGGTTATTGCAGAGCTGGGCATTTAAAGAACTGGGGGCTCACCGGGCCTGGCTGGATGTTAAGGATTACAATGACCGGGCTCGTTATTTGTATAAATCTGAAGGTTTTGTCGAGGAAGGGCATATTCGGGAATGCATTAAAAATGGCGATTCTTATGAGTCTTTGATCATTCTGGGCATATTGGAACACGAATACTTTGCTTTAAACAAATAACGCTGCAAGTGAATCCGCTCCAGAGTAAGCCGAGCTATACCACAGCCCCAAATTGGGTATAGTATTGTTATGGATGTCGTGCAACCTCAGGGGAGATGTCAATGGAAGAATTCAGCAAGCTAATGATTGCGTATATTGCCGCATGGGGGTATCCGGCGCTGGTGCTGGCATTAATGCTGGCCAATATCGGTGTACCGGTGCCCAGTGAGATTACTCTGGGGTTTGCCGGCTTTCTGGTATTTGGCGGACAGCTTGAATTTGCGCCGGTCATTGTTTCGGGGATTATTGGCGAGGTATTAGGCGCTTGTCTGGCTTATGGGCTGGGCTATTATGGCGGAACAGCCTTTCTGGTAAAATACGGACGTCTATTGGGACTATCTTTCGCTACACTCGAGCGCCGCCGGCATTGGCTGAACAAATATGGCGCCGCGACAATTTTTTTTGGCCGGCTGCTGCCGGTTGCGCGGGGATTGATTGCTTTGCCGGCTGGTTTTATCCGAATTGATTTTTGGCTTTTTTTCTTATGTACAGGCTTTAGTTCGGTTATTTGGGTGGTAGTACTGGTTTATATGGGGCAATTGCTGGGGGAAAGCTGGCGGGAGGTTGATGCGGTCGGCTATGGTATGGGCAAGGCGGTATTCATTCTGGTGCTGCTGGCGGCGGCGGCATTTTTGTACCGGAAAAGACGGCTGCGCGGTTTTCAGCATTAAGCAGGGGGCTTACATAATAAGGCCAGAGTATGCCTGATGACAGTTGCCGGGTCAGTACTGTGCAGGCAGCGCAGGTCGTTGCGCGGACAAACTGTTTTGTGGCAGGGGGCGCAGGGCGTATTGCCGGCAAGTGCAATGTGTCCCGCCTCAAGCGGGCCGAATTTTAGCGGGTCGGTAGCGCCAAAAATACTGACACTGGGCGTTCCTACGGCAATTGCCATATGGAGCGGCCCGGTATCGCCAACGACCAATACGGCGGAACGTTTGAGCAAAGCCGCAAGCTCCAGCAGGCTGGTTTTAGCTACGGCATTAACTACCGGAACCTTTGCCAGCTTTATAATTTCAGCGGCGGCCGCCTGATCGGCTGGCCCGCCGCATAAGAGTATTTTGGCATAGCTGCTGATTTCCCTGATCACCTGGGCAAAATAATCGGGCGGCCAGTTTTTCGCGGCCCAGGTGGTCACCGGGTTTACCGCGACGACCCGATCTTCAGGGCCAATGCCGTGCTCAAGCAAAAAGTCATTGGCAAAGTCATTGGCGGCAGGCGGGGTGATTAACGTCATCCGGTAGTCCGCGGCAGCGATATTAAGCGGTTTCAGGATGCTGAGATAGCGCTGAATGACATGTCTTTCAGCGGGCTGCACCGGAGCTGTTTCG
This genomic interval from Dendrosporobacter quercicolus contains the following:
- the pdxS gene encoding pyridoxal 5'-phosphate synthase lyase subunit PdxS, which codes for MQQGTFRVKAGLAEMLKGGVIMDVTTPEQAKIAEQAGACAVMALERVPADIRAAGGVARMADPTIVERIMDAVTIPVMAKARIGHFIEAQILEALGADYIDESEVLTPADDKFHINKNQFKVPFVCGAKNLGEALRRIGEGAAMIRTKGEPGTGNVVEAVKHIRMVMGEIRLLQNLPEEEIAAFAKNIAAPVELVLETKQLGRLPVVNFAAGGIATPADAALMMQLGCDGIFVGSGIFKSGDPAKRAKAIVSATTYYNDPKVLAEISKDLGEAMVGIEIDTIPQHERMQERGW
- the pdxT gene encoding pyridoxal 5'-phosphate synthase glutaminase subunit PdxT; the protein is MRIGVLALQGAFREHCRMLAELGLQAVEIRKAVELEDIEGLILPGGESTAIGKMLNDWGLMGTVRARAARGMAVYGTCAGMILLAKEIIDSEQPRLGLMDITVRRNAFGRQCESFEADLSVNEFGVEPVRAVFIRAPYIEAAGPAVQIMAKVNDKIVIARQDKLLVTAFHPELTRDLRIHEYFIKMIKE
- a CDS encoding IclR family transcriptional regulator; the protein is MAGNPSIVKSAARTLAILEFIVQCPKAPTFTVLQEHMDIPKSSLSYLLQELLSQDYIQFDADRRVYSPGLRLVQMSASCINNTNLSKEIWQGIKKLSEDLGETTHAAVLDGRFIVYIAKCQGTKDVSIVTTVGFRVPAHATAIGKMLLSSLNEAELEHRLGNTALERYTDNTLTAPDQLMAAIRQAAVEGYAIDQQEIISGGVCVAAPVYDQNNKMIVAISVTMPAVRATESFLEECIRQVKQVADTVSRRLGKL
- the ilvD gene encoding dihydroxy-acid dehydratase, which encodes MSKQRCQGVRDSWAQVDALMLGMNWSEEDVEKPHILIDDVQGDSHPGSFHLDVLSDEACTGVYEAGGKPAKFHVTDICDGWAQGHDGMNYILASREIIADMVQIHASVIPWDGMILLSGCDKSVPAHLMAAARMNIPTIHIPSGSMRSGPDISTSGLAGPLSAKAKKGLVKPDEMRNYKLTGCPSCGACQFMGTASTMQCMAEALGLALPGTALMPATFADIRRLSRIAGKQIVALACRDITAAQIMTKAAFENAIKVHAAIGGSTNALIHLPAIAHELELELDPQIFDQTGQQIKYLTNIQPSGKYVTEMFWFAGGVPMIQWLIRDQLDLNVMTVTGRTLGENLQKLWADGFFTRCLNYLKTYGIEAEEIIRRPEQSDKYGSIAVLKGNVAPDGAVVKYSAIVPAMQRHTGPAMVFDSEENAQAAIIAGNINPGAVVVIRYEGPKGAGMPEMFMTTDAIVFDETLNGTVAIVTDGRFSGATRGPCIGHVSPEAVEGGPIALIEDGDLIELDIPARKINIVGIAGVPAGPQEISDILNTRKAVWRLPVLKPKKGILKRYSQNAVSAMAGAYMK
- the dapA gene encoding 4-hydroxy-tetrahydrodipicolinate synthase; amino-acid sequence: MFKGILTPVITVFDDRGKFDFEGNTAVINRLIEHGMHGLLFLGSIGEFFALTMEEKKEFIHFAVQTVDKRTPVLIGAGGTVPEEVAALTQFAEQAGADGVVVVSPYYFSLNAETIYHYYASLARSTSLPIMLYNFPDRTGSDLTPALVLRLATEFSNIVAIKDTVDNISHTRKLIQTVKEHRPEFTVLSGFDEYLIPNLMAGGDGVLCGLTNIAPDLFDGLLKAYRAQDFAKVAAAQAKIAILMNLYEVTNPFIAGIKGAVKLSGVPISTAVKAPAAAITEQQLEAVRAILAKAGKE
- a CDS encoding ABC transporter substrate-binding protein yields the protein MKRKARIFFIISLAVLAAMVFNGCSKEPAGAEYQFRDGKLTKEFQLKVVKGGAFDYAMADVNGFFKDVGIITDYLGPIKGGTLVQAAVKGDVDLMNSGHVINVAMARQAGMKIKIVMQGLVDHPDHDKGHMYWLVRTAGKINAPQDLIGKKIAVANMGGCAELLTYEYLRQNGIAKDQVTLVTMPDLQQEQALRQGLIDVAFLHSQFSLAAQQRPGLKVLASSYQVGVAAGDGEAVGLGVRAFSEEFIQKYPGVVKAYIVGNYRGQQWGNQHFEEAKQVWADYNKTPLSGGNWHAQDKWVDERKVQFWIDMMERNGLAKPGEIKAADLYTNEVNPFYTGELKE
- a CDS encoding ABC transporter permease, translated to MVAAFWDLLRSGELITHIAQSVRRSVLGFSLGLLVSVPLGLLIGWFPRFEELVDPLLQTFRQTSTLALFPVFILFFGIGEVSKVAIIFWGVQWAILLNTIAGVKNVDPLLIKAARSMGTSSLEIFIKVIVPAAVPSIFTGVRLSATTSILILIAAEMMGANSGLGFLLYDSEVKYKIPTMYAAIMSMSLLGLILNYTLVGIEKRITHWK
- a CDS encoding GNAT family N-acetyltransferase, giving the protein MSEVTEGIITQSSAVRFRQAALGDLDYIVETEHAEENAKYVIPWPREEHAKLLNTDNTKHFIVETADGGKNAGFVIVSGLKNPFQEIEFLRIIMAEKGRGYGRQTVRLLQSWAFKELGAHRAWLDVKDYNDRARYLYKSEGFVEEGHIRECIKNGDSYESLIILGILEHEYFALNK
- a CDS encoding DedA family protein → MEEFSKLMIAYIAAWGYPALVLALMLANIGVPVPSEITLGFAGFLVFGGQLEFAPVIVSGIIGEVLGACLAYGLGYYGGTAFLVKYGRLLGLSFATLERRRHWLNKYGAATIFFGRLLPVARGLIALPAGFIRIDFWLFFLCTGFSSVIWVVVLVYMGQLLGESWREVDAVGYGMGKAVFILVLLAAAAFLYRKRRLRGFQH
- a CDS encoding glycosyltransferase family 9 protein gives rise to the protein MISNPRILIVRLSSIGDVLHCTPVARTLKEALPACHITWIVGKVSADMLRYNPYIDELYVWPREQWEQAMRSGKLKQAWRIWQQLRCYFHGKHYDIALDIHGLFISGMVTAASQSVRRIGLSQTKELNSLFMTETAPVQPAERHVIQRYLSILKPLNIAAADYRMTLITPPAANDFANDFLLEHGIGPEDRVVAVNPVTTWAAKNWPPDYFAQVIREISSYAKILLCGGPADQAAAAEIIKLAKVPVVNAVAKTSLLELAALLKRSAVLVVGDTGPLHMAIAVGTPSVSIFGATDPLKFGPLEAGHIALAGNTPCAPCHKTVCPRNDLRCLHSTDPATVIRHTLALLCKPPA